DNA sequence from the Corynebacterium yudongzhengii genome:
GTGCAGTAGGAGACGACGGGCTTGTCTTTCATCCAGTCGTACTTGCCGGAGTCGAGCTCGGCGATGAAGTCGCGGGTCGTCTCGACATCCGGCACCACCGCGTTACGGAAGCGTCCGATCTCGGCTTCCATGGAGTTGCGGCCGTCGAAAAACACGACGTCGTCACCACGCTTATCGACGAGCTCGTGCACCTCCTCCGGGCTCAAGTGCTCACCGCCACCGACCACGCCGTGGGAATCGACCTCGAGTTCTTCGGGCGCGCCGAAGGCCACGATCTCCTCGCGCACCTTCACCGAAAGGCGCGGGAAGTCCTCGGCGGAGCCTTCCGACCATTTGAACTCCATCGGCTTGAAACCGGGGTAGTCGCGGGTCTTTTTGATGTAACGCTTGCAGGCGTCGATGTCGCCGCCGACGGTGCCGTTGATGCCGTGGCGCGAGATGAGGATACGGCCTTTGAGCCCGAGCGATTCGCAGAGGTCACGCTGCCAGAGCATGACGGCCTGCGGGTCCGCGATCGGGGTG
Encoded proteins:
- a CDS encoding rhodanese-related sulfurtransferase, which encodes MGISKILLYYQFTPIADPQAVMLWQRDLCESLGLKGRILISRHGINGTVGGDIDACKRYIKKTRDYPGFKPMEFKWSEGSAEDFPRLSVKVREEIVAFGAPEELEVDSHGVVGGGEHLSPEEVHELVDKRGDDVVFFDGRNSMEAEIGRFRNAVVPDVETTRDFIAELDSGKYDWMKDKPVVSYCTGGIRCEVLSSLMKNRGFEEVYQIDGGIVRYGEKYGNQGLWEGSLYVFDKRMHMEFGDGDAAQLGHCVHCAAPTNTFHNCINEDTCRKQVLLCDDCASHTATAHCGRADCAEVAARLAAQG